The following proteins are co-located in the Anser cygnoides isolate HZ-2024a breed goose chromosome 2, Taihu_goose_T2T_genome, whole genome shotgun sequence genome:
- the LOC136789933 gene encoding LOW QUALITY PROTEIN: zinc finger CCCH domain-containing protein 13-like (The sequence of the model RefSeq protein was modified relative to this genomic sequence to represent the inferred CDS: deleted 2 bases in 2 codons): RKKKKKRKKKRKKEKEEKEKEKEKEKEKEKEKKEKEKEKKKKKKKKKKEKGKKKKKKKKRKEKEKEKEKKKKKKKKEKEKEKEKEKEKEKEKEKEKEKEKEKEKEKEKEKEKEKEKEKEKEKEKEKEKEKEKEKEKEKEKEKKEKEKEKEKEKEKEKEKERKKKKKKEKEKEKEKERKKEKEKEKEKEKEKEKEKEKEKEKEKEKEKEKEKEEKEKEKEKEKEKEKEKEKEKEKEKEKEKEKEKEKEKEKEKEKEKERERERERERERERERERKKEKEKEKEKEKEKEKEKEKEKEKEKEKEKEKEKEKEKEKEKEKRKRKRKRKRKRKRKRKRKRKRKRKRKRKEKEKEKEKEKEKEKEKEKEKREREREREREREREREREREREKEKEKEKEKEKEKEKEKEKEKEKEKEKEKEKEKKKKKKKKKRKRKRKRKRKKFSDVSI; encoded by the exons agaaagaaaaagaaaaagagaaagaaaaagagaaagaaagaaaaagaagagaaagaaaaagaaaaagaaaaagaaaaagaaaaagaaaaagaaaaaaaagaaaaagaaaaagaaaagaaaaagaaaaagaaaaagaaaaagaaagaaaaag gaaagaaaaagaaaaagaaaaagaaaagaaaagaaaaagaaaaagaaaaagaaaagaaaaagaaaaagaaaaagaaagagaaagaaaaagaaaaagaaaaagaaaaagaaaaag agaaagaaaaagagaaagaaaaagaaaaagagaaagaaaaagaaaaagaaaaagaaaaagaaaaagaaaaagaaaaagaaaaagaaaaagaaaaagaaaaagaaaaagaaaaagaaaaagaaaaagaaaaagaaaaagaaaaagaaaaagaaaaagaa aagaaagaaaaagaaaaagaaaaagaaaaagaaaaagaaaaagaaaaagaaaaagaaagaaagaaaaagaaaaagaaagagaaagagaaagagaaagagaaagaaagaaagaaagaaaaagaaaaagaaaaagaaaaagaaaaagaaaaagaaaaagaaaaagaaaaagaaaaagaaaaagaaaaagaaaaagaaaaagaaaaagaaaaagaa gagaaagagaaagagaaagagaaagagaaagaaaaagaaaaagaaaaagaaaaagaaaaagaaaaagaaaaagaaaaagaaaaagaaaaagaaaaagaaaaagaaaaagaaaaagaaaaagaaaaagaaaaagaaagagaaagagaaagagaaagagaaagagaaagagaaagagaaagagaaagaaagaaagaaaaagaaaaagaaaaagaaaaagaaaaagaaaaagaaaaagaaaaagaaaaagaaaaagaaaaagaaaaagaaaaagaaaaagaaaaagaaaaagaaaaagaaaaagaaaaagaaaaagaaaagagaaagagaaagagaaagagaaagagaaagagaaagagaaagagaaagagaaagagaaagagaaagagaaagagaaagagaaaagaaaaagaaaaagaaaaagaaaaagaaaaagaaaaagaaaaagaaaaagaaaaagaaaaaagagaaagagaaagagaaagagaaagagaaagagaaagagaaagagaaagagaaagagaaagagaaaaagagaaagagaaagagaaagaaaaagaaaaagaaaaagaaaaagaaaaagagaaagagaaagaaaaagagaaagaaaaagagaaagaaaaagagaagaaaaagaaaaagaaaaagaaaaaaagaaaaagaaaaaggaaaagaaaaagaaaaaaattttcaGATGTGTCTATTTAA
- the LOC136789926 gene encoding LOW QUALITY PROTEIN: DNA ligase 1-like (The sequence of the model RefSeq protein was modified relative to this genomic sequence to represent the inferred CDS: inserted 1 base in 1 codon) gives MVEAIGYHSRADLHAAACGGAHSGASESGLKEAAAHGEEPIEEQEKRKEKKRKEKEKEKKKKKKKKKKEKEKEKEKEKEKEKEKEKEKEKEKEKEKEKEKKEKEKEKEKEKEKEKEKEKEKEKEKEKEKEKERKRERKRKRERKRERKRKEKEKEKEKEKEKEKEKEKEKEKEKEKEKGKRKRKEKEKEKEKEKEKEKKKKKKKKKKKEKEKEKEKEKEKEKEKEKEKEKEKEKEKEKEKEKEKEKEKEKEKEKEKEKEKEKEKEKEEKEKEKEKEKEKEKEKEKEKEKEKEKKKRKRKRKRKEKEKEKEKEKERKKKRKKKKEKEKEKEKEKEKEKEKEKXKEKEKEKEKEKEKEKEKEKEKEKEKEKEKEKEKKKKKKKRKKEKEKEKEKEKRKEKEKEKEKEKEKEKEKEKEKEKEKERKRKRKRERKKKRKKKKKRK, from the exons ATGGTGGAGGCCATAGGgtaccacagcagagcagatctccacgctgcagcctgtggaggagctcacagtggagccagtgaatctggcctgaaggaggctgcagcccatggagaggagcctaTAGAGGAGCAGGAG aaaagaaaagaaaagaaaagaaaagaaaaagaaaaagaaaagaaaaagaaaaagaaaaagaaaaagaaagagaaagagaaagagaaagagaaagagaaagagaaagagaaagagaaagagaaagagaaagagaaagagaaagagaaagagaaagagaaagaaa aaaaagaaaaagaaaaagaaaaagaaaaagaaaaagaaaaagaaaaagaaaaagaaaaagaaaaagaaaaagaaaaagaaaaagaaaaagagaaagaaagaaaaagagaaagaaaaagaaaaagagaaagaaaaagagaaagaaaaagaaaagaaaaagaaaaagaaaaagaaaaagaaaaagaaaaagaaaaagaaaaagaaaaagaaaaagaaaaagaaaaagaaaaagaaaaag gaaaaagaaaaagaaaagaaaaagaaaaagaaaaagaaaaagaaaaagaaaaagaaaagaaaaagaaaaagaaaaagaaaaaaaaaaaagaaaaagaaaaagaaaaagaaaaagaaaaagaaaaagaaaaagaaaaagaaaaagaaaaagaaaaagaaaaagaaaaagaaaaagaaaaagaaaaagaaaaagaaaaagaaaaagaaaaagaaaaagaaaaagaaaaagaaaaagaaaaagaaaaagaaaaagaaaaagaaaaag aagaaaaagaaaaagaaaaagaaaaagaaaaagaaaaagaaaaagaaaaagaaaaagaaaaagaaaaagaaaaagaaaaaaagaaaagaaaaagaaaaagaaaaagaaaagagaaagaaaaagaaaaagaaaaagaaaaagaaagaaagaaaaagagaaagaaaaagaaagaaaaagaaaaagagaaagagaaagaaaaagaaaaagagaaagaaaaagaaa gaaaagaaaaagaaaaagaaaaagaaaaagaaaaagaaaaagaaaaagaaaaagaaaaagaaaaagaaaaagaaaaagaaaaagaaaaagaaaaagaaaagaaaaagaaaaagaaaaagagaaagaaagaaaaagagaaagaaaaagaaaaagaaaaaagaaaagaaaaagaaaaagaaaaagaaaaagaaaaagaaaaagaaaaagaaaaagaaaaagaaaaagaaaaagaaaaagaaagaaaaagaaaaagaaaaagagaaagaaagaaaaagagaaagaaaaagaaaaagagaaag